Proteins found in one Plasmodium malariae genome assembly, chromosome: 13 genomic segment:
- the PmUG01_13035500 gene encoding conserved Plasmodium protein, unknown function yields MESSFFYNLNGGQNVLELIKKYEEIKKQRSSKGQEVVEKCKEKWLYKKSKEDNNESNEQKTKIGRKNFISEKEKLHILENLRTNLSKNSNMKNLKKKLFPYHSFCINEIEKSSIKKKEIEKSKKDHVQVKKKSTTLVQERLEVSTKGKEGIEKRGKLYEQKNTNQIDEKLKETKKMIDINSFNPKKEFRDNNIYHKNYSTQCTYGKNIHKIKNWGNKNFCSNENKGGRGTTIFKEHNKVVSINRNKNDSYLNMIDRKSKKNNDHVKETVTMDLIIPLRRSKYEEKIISKEAILVKDTRMSSSEGKKKEYIIKTHKMKKENLHATTKNTTFNKHLSLNIENKKKTVKENRVSERIFRIPRNSNSEASWGEYSPVGNNSNSYCKVKQGRLPIMNNRSGEGTSSSEENVHASNILIENTSSVASFLNNSLSNSVDNSVDNSVDNSVDNSVDNSLILTLSSSSNIISSVSSYYTEKKGKKEMMSKTKKDNNSEYASKEVKGGENSTVHLTVVDQKDKDNIHVRSISGTSGTCGKGEKEKMSQGTVAENTASAEEGGMQEGKTGLVHNKTNVSIVRSNVSSIVKSSTRSNAGGNSRQARAERTNNLFCTENRHAEGNTKSYKGNVVQMKEIKTIYHIVRYEKVLKKLKKNMLKGIKRITEMNNLKVPPNFYSKKYFAQFLKNLKLFVHNNFDEIKKLKTVEKEEKNIYEIFLHSKKNKFLLKKFLKKKKILAKQLRKYIIKYEKNARTYYTLNDSKEKEQNLNYYQTLLKLKKTLLNSTDSIQLVQNEEMKKTDKKKKKNVIRSSTKMEESPSTSYPSNNENEGVTVIPSNDKMKKKSQKKFLKFLNSAVEKEKQQHLDITINGTKNKIKKNGFPNNTWSYSKENTSLFNPLTELNKNQYPLHASSKDRRDFGTYDIIETKQEISKLKRKKRENVDIIYTVDTHDGKTEEEQGRIIIKDMLKHDSSPNVGAKEGYPLIKIVQMKWNNLSSSVTKMEKNVHTHYSGGSGSSSSGNHVERRRSNNTPDDCLNKAVCTISAVEIPTCDEQTSHCIRSKEDLFPFNENYNACDKLNSNVNTHNNIINFSNIDNIKISIINHRFHNSILNNNFYLAQGGAQVSRGGGTIGGNGCGSSGDNRRGSSGDNRRGSSGDNRRSSSGDNRRSSSGDNRRSSSGGGISADKESEKMIAVPPTDLATNPSGNTFADPSAFPTTPALKPFITRGNNPNNKICTIRHCKKFVCDGNCFVENNIRAVKLKKDKSNFVDKVRKHVFSKYNNVLMFLKKRIYKTNALIKKIEKKKKKNFIKNYYFFTLIRQNVKAQLKKLGRIKIISNIFSSNKKWEDFIRAPARVMRRGAKKHSFGRSSRSVDPIANPIANPIANPIANPSGNPIANPSGNPIANPSSKY; encoded by the exons ATGGAGAGCAgctttttctataatttaaATGGGGGTCAAAACGTTTTGGAGttgattaaaaaatatgaagaaataaaaaagcaaagAAGTTCTAAGGGGCAGGAAGTAGTAGAGAAATGCAAAGAGAAATGGTTGTACAAAAAGAGTAAAGAGGATAATAACGAATCCAACGAgcagaaaacaaaaattgggagaaagaattttatttcggaaaaagaaaagctgCACATACTGGAAAATTTAAGAACAAACTTATCCAAAAATAgcaatatgaaaaatttaaaaaaaaaa ttatttccttACCACTCTTTTTGCATaaatgaaatagaaaaatcatcaataaaaaaaaaagagatagaGAAATCAAAAAAGGATCATGTTCaggtaaaaaagaaaagtacaACATTAGTTCAAGAAAGATTAGAAGTAAGTACAAAGGGAAAAGAAGGAATAGAAAAGCGGGGGaaattatatgaacaaaaaaatacaaaccAGAtagatgaaaaattaaaagaaactaaaaaaatgattGACATAAATTCATTTAATCCTAAGAAGGAGTTTCGGGATAATAATATCTATCATAAAAACTATAGTACACAATGTACATATGGTaagaatatacataaaataaaaaattgggGTAACAAAAACTTTTGTTCGAATGAAAACAAAGGGGGTAGGGGCACCACCATATTTAAAGAACATAATAAAGTAGTATCAATAAATAGAAACAAAAATgattcatatttaaatatgataGACAGGAAGAGTAAAAAGAACAATGACCATGTAAAAGAAACTGTTACTATGGACTTAATAATACCTTTACGTAGAAgtaaatatgaagaaaaaataatttctaaaGAAGCTATATTGGTAAAAGACACACGGATGTCCAGTTCGGAAGGCAAAAAgaaggaatatataataaaaacgcataaaatgaaaaaggaaaatttgcATGCAACAACCAAGAATACTACTTTTAACAAACACCTGTCTCTTAACATAgaaaacaagaaaaagaCTGTCAAAGAGAATAGAGTATCTGAACGCATATTTCGAATCCCCCGCAACAGTAATAGTGAAGCTTCCTGGGGTGAGTACTCCCCAGTAGGGAACAATAGTAACAGTTACTGTAAAGTAAAGCAAGGTCGCTTACCCATTATGAATAACAGAAGTGGAGAAGGAACCTCCTCATCTGAAGAAAACGTACACGCAAGCAACATCCTCATCGAAAATACCAGCTCAGTAGCAAGCTTCCTCAACAACTCACTCAGCAATTCAGTCGACAATTCAGTCGACAATTCAGTTGACAATTCAGTCGACAATTCAGTCGACAACTCGCTAATACTTACTCTCTCCTCTTCATCTAACATAATTTCTTCCGTTTCCTCTTATTATAccgaaaaaaaaggaaaaaaggaaatgatGAGTAAGactaaaaaagataataactCAGAATATGCTTCAAAAGAAGTAAAAGGGGGGGAAAATTCGACCGTTCACCTGACAGTAGTGGACCAGAAGGATAAGGATAATATCCACGTGAGAAGCATAAGCGGTACGAGCGGCACATGTGGCAAGggagaaaaagagaaaatgaGCCAAGGCACAGTAGCAGAAAATACTGCAAGCGCGGAGGAGGGAGGGATGCAAGAGGGAAAAACTGGGTTGGTTCACAACAAAACCAATGTTAGTATCGTCAGGAGCAATGTTAGCAGCATCGTCAAAAGCAGTACTAGGAGCAACGCTGGAGGGAACTCGAGGCAGGCTCGCGCAGAACGGACGAACAACTTGTTCTGCACTGAAAACAGACATGCAGAAGGAAACACAAAGAGCTACAAAGGGAATGTGGTGCAGATGAAGGAAATTAAGACAATATATCATATAGTTAGATACGAAAAAGTTTTaaagaaattgaaaaaaaatatgctgaaaggtataaaaagaattacagAAATGAATAATCTAAAGGTGCCTCCAAATTTTTActctaaaaaatattttgctcaatttttaaaaaatttaaaattgtttGTTCACAACAATTttgatgaaataaaaaaattaaaaacagtagagaaagaggaaaaaaatatttatgaaatatttttacatagtaagaaaaataaatttttattaaaaaaatttttaaaaaaaaaaaaaattttagcaAAACAACTtcgaaaatatataattaaatatgagAAAAATGCACGTACTTACTACACTCTTAATGAtagtaaagaaaaagaacaaaactTAAATTACTATCAGACTTTGctcaaattaaaaaagaccCTGCTAAATAGCACCGATTCAATCCAATTAGTCcaaaatgaagaaatgaaaaaaactgataaaaaaaaaaaaaagaatgtcATCAGATCTTCCACTAAAATGGAGGAGAGTCCTAGTACATCGTACCCATCTAATAACGAAAACGAGGGGGTTACAGTAATACCCTCAAATGacaagatgaaaaaaaaaagtcagaAAAAATTTCTGAAATTTCTGAACAGTGCAGTCGAAAAAGAGAAACAGCAGCATTTGGATATCACCAtaaatggaacaaaaaataaaataaaaaaaaatggatttcCGAATAATACTTGGTCCTATTCAAAGGAGAATACTAGTTTGTTCAATCCTTTAACGGAGTTGAATAAAAATCAGTATCCGCTTCATGCCTCTTCTAAGGACAGGCGGGATTTTGGCACATATGACATAATTGAGACAAAACAGGAAAttagtaaattaaaaagaaagaaaagagaaaatgtGGACATCATATACACTGTAGACACACATGATGGTAAAACTGAGGAGGAACAGGGTAGGATCATCATAAAAGACATGTTGAAGCATGATAGTAGTCCAAACGTCGGAGCAAAAGAGGGGTATCCATTGATAAAAATTGTTCAAATGAAGTGGAACAACTTAAGCAGCTCGGTtacaaaaatggaaaagaatGTGCACACGCATTACAGTGGTGGTAGcggtagtagtagtagtggtAATCATGTAGAGAGACGAAGAAGTAACAACACTCCGGATGATTGTTTAAACAAAGCAGTATGTACCATCAGCGCAGTGGAGATTCCTACGTGTGATGAACAAACTTCACATTGTATTAGAAGTAAAGAAgatttatttccttttaatgaaaattataatgcaTGTGACAAACTAAACAGTAATGTAAATAcccataataatattataaacttttctaatatagataatataaaaattagcATAATAAATCATAGATTTCATAACAGCATACTGAacaacaatttttatttggcTCAAGGGGGAGCACAAGTTAGTAGAGGAGGGGGTACCATTGGAGGTAATGGATGTGGTAGCAGTGGAGATAATAGACGTGGTAGCAGTGGAGATAATAGACGTGGTAGCAGTGGAGATAATAGACGTAGTAGCAGTGGAGATAATAGACGTAGTAGCAGTGGAGATAATAGACGTAGTAGCAGTGGAGGGGGTATTAGTGCAGATAAGGAATCAGAGAAAATGATAGCTGTCCCCCCTACTGACCTAGCTACTAATCCGAGTGGAAATACCTTTGCTGATCCATCCGCTTTTCCTACCACCCCCGCTCTGAAGCCCTTCATTACACGAGGTAACAATCCGAACAACAAAATCTGTACCATAAGACACTGTAAAAAGTTTGTGTGCGATGGAAACTGCTttgtagaaaataatatacgcGCTGTTAAActtaaaaaagataagagCAATTTCGTTGATAAGGTGAGAAAACATGTATTCAGCAAATACAACAAcgttttaatgtttttaaagAAACGAATCTACAAAACAAATGCtttgattaaaaaaattgaaaaaaaaaaaaaaaaaaattttattaagaattattatttctttactCTTATTCGACAAAATGTTAAGGCACAACTCAAAAAGTTAggaagaataaaaattatatcaaatattttttcgaGCAATAAGAAGTGGGAGGATTTTATAAGAGCCCCGGCTCGAGTTATGAGACGAGGAGCGAAAAAACACTCGTTCGGTCGTAGTTCACGTAGTGTTGACCCTATTGCTAATCCTATTGCTAATCCTATTGCTAATCCTATTGCTAATCCTAGTGGTAATCCTATTGCTAATCCTAGTGGTAATCCTATTGCTAATCCTAGTAGTAAGTACTGA
- the PmUG01_13035300 gene encoding conserved Plasmodium protein, unknown function, protein MYRSSDTKQYYKSKNKLPLIFYKNKYTNLKQSNSNYNSNTNGNNINNNNSNNNSNNNSNNNSNNNSNNNSNNNSNNSNNNSNNNSNNNSNNNSNNSNNNNNNNNKSNNNSNNNSNNKSNNNSNNNSNNNSNNKSNNSNNSCISHQQRGEGLSYIVNGTVNKSLDKNNINKSSSSSGNRICDNSNTNLLYKKKGSLNVHANTGTGKYSVSSSGNYRINNNDSEEHPSSCGNMLAYNEDMYNCDKQKVLNAGGSRYHAYNIDGNNSGHHSSHHNSHHNSHHNNHHNNHHNGNNSNSHSSHEYNSNNHAPLGKLQNNKNSYNFHQKKEGKHSYEEYLGNMPEGENSRGNNVGNNLSGNHSRGNNHINHSKNCNSNGNSNNNGNSNNSGNSNNSGSSNNSGSSNNSGSSNNNGNHSNKINNSTNSANNNSANNNSANNNNANNNNANNNNANNNNANNNNANNNNANNNNSNSNSISISSNNNNNNNNSISNSSSNNNNNSSSNSSSNSNNNVNGNVNGSINGNVHGNHSNHSFNYGPRSYKNYNVEDNENYMNLTSSKNANRCYEVSDNVSCMNMSVQKKMSYINFASNNNNNNGHHLNSHNNIHHSGPSNDHRKGSELNGDDLNNYSSVNEKMIDVAKEKSVLENNMLSRGDNKKALLNMMSNTRNKNNSTNNEVRKIEKKEEEDKYIKGNNNDRSTSTCNRSSYSVHKEVLTKNSMNNFGAANIISGVDGVNGASGVNSVNSVDEVNDINPVGSCSNMNNPNDMSGKNANSASGNAYNISYMFIYQYYYVLHTKKEMMHNFYSDNAILLISFNNQNRQDEKGNYNCVQNDLKNSMNVSEGGKQYAHGRGGITTNGGGIGSGIGSGIGSGIGSGIGSGSGSGIGSGIGSGSGRSANRAAGSGNVLYDDREHFFNLSDMVIEGSQKSEYMMKLKNRKMISEYYRKLDVNECTVHINSIEVVNLHDEIYIYIYGKMKKCKDTNVYYYFVQNIHLHKYSMYQYYVDVDFIHYYNTSMDSDECQQYQHAEQFNYNSSSRLLSNICDAKSKEDEKKKKSKISKLHMSGNNNNLVSSDVVRTSAISSNPMSNSSSALKHIGAVRSGTMRGKGTEKGVTCTDSGNVNNNACTVSGNVNNNACTNNRNSNKCAMGPRRNNERDEKNMAMVDNKYCKAKFTVKEEDNEQNYHSGSVMTQHHPMVRLQHSSNIHDHKRYYHQYDEYGGHDEEEQGEQQYAQENMMRMYISEEEEEKGYNEEEYDEEEYVEAEYGEAEYDEEEEEEEGEEEDMEDEDALEDNMGNMGNMSNMDNMDDDYDDVGVIEVGVEEEEGFEEEDDEFEGAYGPYVDEEEHEQEFEHVHIRERGQECAADVHMHMGVGVQNEGSYADNINDGKRKKKRCSLSKNNESLVLTKGGGGGVVVESCSSSYYNNSNKHAIKKGGISSNAIAPSAVRGGGSVVVGVGPRIDDANNSSAFISMGKIKNMKKTNNNDKRGKLGAASLCTGYASKDHTAENKKGKDKENEKKRNTAEVVVVVPSANRDLYNSSREGCNHNNKENSEYNIRANRVGGKYNSSGGGKADDPSSSNVIGSNSGSNSGNNSRNNINSNNGNNSCSSNGGGVHVKKTNIVEDTKKIKKNKIENAWNVESEQLPKMEKIMKEQKNGFENNKKKKKEKNRVDPDSWVFRVMKNYQSVNPGEKNGQVVVNNKKMERENKNNELNDNEKEKELNQKGNKKEDTEQEKRKKKKKKKKEKSKVKEQNGYRIGGKGKDDEDREIEEEEEEEEDDEDEQEQEQLEQQQQQQQQQQQREQMKGEEINANDKKIIIHNIHKNMDKKKINDCIIDRLKKYNDGHAVQIDIYQRNIKKVFPNSYNNYQNSYPNNYDNKVKGTEYSYAIAELDCRQSQQLLLDLGLYCNGIKLNIENFKEKKKTDIKKYNRKYNTFSTSFDGSKLKEDKFKNSFYRGGGGGPVVAGGGGRQWQLRFEAKDAAYA, encoded by the coding sequence atgTACAGGAGTTCAGACACGAAGCAGTACTACAAGAGCAAGAATAAActtcctttaattttttacaaaaataaatatacaaaccTTAAGCAGAGTAATAGCAATTATAACAGTAATACCAACGGTAATAACATCAATAACAACAACAGTAACAACAACAGTAACAACAACAGTAACAACAACAGTAACAACAACAGTAACAACAACAGTAACAACAACAGTAACAACAGTAACAACAACAGTAATAACAACAGTAACAACAACAGTAACAACAACAGTAACAACagtaacaacaacaacaacaataacaacaaAAGTAATAACAACAGTAACAACAACAGTAACAACAAAAGTAATAACAACAGTAACAACAACAGTAACAACAACAGTAACAACAAAagtaataacagtaataatagcTGCATTAGCCATCAGCAAAGGGGTGAGGGCCTTAGCTATATTGTCAACGGTACAGTAAACAAATCATTAGACAAGAACAACATTAACAAGAGTAGTAGTAGCAGCGGCAATCGCATCTGTGATAATAGCAACACAAACCTCCTTTACAAGAAGAAGGGTAGTCTTAACGTGCACGCAAATACGGGTACGGGTAAGTACAGTGTGAGTAGTAGTGGTAACTACCGCATAAATAATAACGACAGTGAAGAACATCCGAGTAGTTGTGGAAACATGTTAGCGTACAATGAAGACATGTATAACTGCGATAAGCAGAAGGTACTGAATGCGGGTGGATCCAGATATCATGCCTATAACATTGACGGTAATAACAGTGGTCATCATAGTAGTCATCATAATAGTCATCATAATAGTCATCATAATAATCATCATAATAATCATCATAATGGcaataacagtaacagtCATAGTAGCCATGAGTACAACAGTAATAACCATGCTCCATTAGGAAAACtacaaaacaataaaaattcttacaattttcatcaaaaaaaggaaggaaAGCACAGCTACGAAGAGTACTTGGGTAATATGCCGGAAGGGGAAAATAGTAGGGGAAATAACGTGGGTAACAACTTAAGTGGTAATCATTCAAGAGGTAACAATCATATTAACCACagtaaaaattgtaatagtaatggtaatagtaacaacaaTGGTAATAGTAACAACAGTGGTAATAGTAACAACAGTGGTAGTAGTAACAACAGTGGTAGTAGTAACAACAGTGGTAGTAGTAACAACAATGGTAATCATAGTAATAAGATTAATAACAGTACTAACAGTGCCAATAACAATAGTGCCAATAACAATAGTGCCAATAACAACAATGCCAATAACAACAATGCCAATAACAACAATGCCAATAACAACAATGCCAATAACAACAATGCCAATAACAACAATGCcaataacaacaatagtaacagtaatagtatAAGCATcagtagtaataacaataacaataacaataatagtatCAGTAATAGTAgcagtaacaataacaataatagtagcAGTAATAGTagcagtaacagtaacaacaATGTTAACGGAAACGTTAACGGAAGTATCAATGGTAATGTACACGGTAATCATAGCAATCATTCGTTTAACTATGGACCAAGgagttataaaaattataatgtagaagataatgaaaattacatGAACCTTACCAGTTCTAAGAACGCCAATAGGTGTTACGAAGTTAGTGATAATGTATCATGTATGAACATGtcagtacaaaaaaaaatgagttaTATTAACTTCgctagtaataataataacaataatggaCATCACCTTAACAGTCATAACAACATTCATCATAGCGGTCCAAGCAACGATCATCGCAAAGGAAGCGAACTGAATGGAGATGATTTGAATAATTATAGTTCAGTTAATGAAAAGATGATTGACGTAGCAAAAGAAAAGAGTGTACTAGAGAACAATATGCTATCAAGGGGTGATAACAAAAAGGCGTTGCTAAACATGATGAGTAAcacaagaaataaaaataatagtacaaataatgaagtgagaaaaatagaaaagaaagaagaagaGGATAAGTACATAAAAGGAAACAATAATGATAGAAGCACAAGTACATGCAATCGAAGTAGTTACAGTGTACACAAGGAGGTGTTAACAAAAAACAGCATGAACAATTTTGGCGCGGCTAACATAATTAGCGGCGTTGATGGGGTTAACGGAGCTAGCGGTGTGAACAGTGTAAACAGTGTAGACGAAGTAAATGATATAAACCCCGTTGGCAGTTGTAGCAACATGAACAATCCGAACGACATGAGTGGAAAGAATGCAAACTCCGCGAGCGGAAATGCGTACAATATATCGTACATGTTCATTTATCAGTACTACTACGTGCTacacacaaaaaaagaaatgatgCATAACTTTTACTCGGATAACGCTATTTTGCTAATAAGTTTCAATAATCAAAATAGACAGGATGAAAAGGGAAATTATAACTGTGTTCAGAATGATTTAAAGAATAGTATGAATGTTTCGGAGGGTGGTAAACAGTATGCTCATGGAAGAGGTGGAATAACAACAAATGGTGGTGGTATTGGTAGTGGTATTGGTAGCGGTATTGGTAGTGGTATTGGTAGCGGTATTGGTAGTGGTAGTGGTAGCGGTATTGGTAGCGGTATTGGTAGTGGTAGCGGTAGAAGTGCGAATCGTGCAGCTGGAAGTGGAAACGTATTATACGATGATAGGGAGCATTTCTTCAATTTGAGTGATATGGTTATTGAGGGAAGCCAGAAAAGCGAGTATATGATGAAATTGAAAAATCGAAAAATGATTAGTGAGTATTATAGAAAGCTTGATGTGAATGAATGTACTGTTCATATAAACTCAATTGAAGTAGTCAACTTGCatgatgaaatatatatatatatatatggaaaaatgaagaaatgtAAAGATACGAATGTGTATTACTACTTTGTGCAGAATAttcatttacataaatatagtaTGTACCAGTATTATGTAGATGTTGATTTTATTCATTACTATAATACTTCCATGGATAGTGATGAGTGTCAACAATATCAACATGCCGAACAGTTCAACTATAACAGTAGTAGTAGACTGTTAAGTAATATATGCGATGCTAAGAGTAAGGAGGacgagaaaaagaaaaaaagcaaaattagTAAGCTCCACATgagtggtaataataataacctGGTCAGTAGCGACGTAGTTAGGACTAGCGCAATCAGTAGCAACCCTATGAGTAATAGTTCCAGTGCGTTGAAACACATAGGTGCAGTTAGAAGTGGCACGATGAGGGGAAAAGGTACCGAAAAAGGTGTAACATGTACCGATAGTggaaatgtaaataataatgcatGTACCGTTAGTggaaatgtaaataataatgcttGTACCAATAACagaaatagtaataaatgTGCGATGGGCCCTAGAAGGAATAATGAAAGGGATGAAAAGAATATGGCAATGGTAGATAACAAATATTGCAAGGCGAAGTTTACAGTAAAAGAAGAGGATAATGAACAAAACTACCATAGCGGCAGTGTTATGACACAACATCATCCCATGGTGAGGCTACAGCATAGTAGTAACATTCATGATCATAAAAGATATTATCATCAGTATGATGAATATGGTGGACATGATGAAGAGGAGCAAGGAGAACAACAGTACGCACAAGAGAACATGATGAGGATGTATATATCAGAAGAGGAAGAGGAGAAGGGATATAATGAAGAGGAATATGATGAAGAAGAATATGTCGAAGCAGAATACGGTGAAGCAGAGTACGATgaggaagaagaggaagaggaaGGAGAAGAAGAGGATATGGAGGATGAAGATGCGTTAGAAGATAATATGGGAAACATGGGCAACATGAGTAACATGGACAACATGGATGATGATTATGATGACGTAGGAGTAATAGAAGTGGGAGTAGAAGAGGAGGAAGGATTTGAAGAGGAAGATGATGAATTTGAAGGAGCATATGGACCATATGTGGATGAGGAGGAGCATGAACAAGAATTtgaacatgtacatatacgtgAACGTGGACAGGAATGTGCAGCGGATGTGCATATGCATATGGGTGTGGGTGTGCAAAATGAAGGAAGTTATGCGGATAATATAAACGAtggaaagagaaaaaagaaaagatgtAGTCTTTCGAAAAATAATGAATCTCTGGTTCTTACGAAAGGAGGAGGAGGAGGAGTAGTAGTTGAATCATGTAGTAGCAGCTATtacaataatagtaacaaacATGCAATTAAGAAGGGGGGAATATCATCCAATGCCATCGCCCCTTCAGCAGTGAGGGGTGGTGGTAGTGTTGTTGTTGGTGTTGGGCCACGTATTGACGATGCAAATAACTCATCTGCATTTATATCAATGggtaagataaaaaatatgaaaaagacAAACAACAACGATAAGAGAGGGAAACTTGGGGCCGCTTCTTTATGTACCGGTTATGCAAGTAAGGACCATACTgcggaaaataaaaaagggaaagacaaggagaatgaaaaaaaaagaaacacaGCAGAAGTGGTAGTAGTAGTGCCAAGTGCGAATAGGGATCTTTATAATAGTAGCAGGGAGGGGTGCAaccataataataaagagaATAGCGAATATAATATTAGAGCAAACAGGGTTGGCGGCAAATATAATAGTAGTGGTGGTGGTAAAGCGGATGATCCGAGTAGCAGCAATGTCATTGGAAGTAATAGCGGTAGTAATAGCGGAAATAATAGCCgcaataatattaacagtaATAACGGCAATAATAGCTGCAGTAGCAACGGCGGAGGGGTACACGTGAAGAAGACGAACATAGTGGAAGacacgaaaaaaataaaaaaaaataaaattgaaaatgcATGGAATGTTGAGAGTGAACAATTGccaaaaatggaaaaaatcatgaaagaacaaaagaatggatttgaaaataataagaaaaagaaaaaagaaaaaaacagagTAGACCCAGATAGTTGGGTGTTTAGagttatgaaaaattatcaaaGTGTAAATCCAGGTGAGAAAAATGGGCAGGTAGTagtaaataacaaaaaaatggaaagagaaaataaaaataatgagcTAAATGATAATGAGAAAGAAAAGGAGCTTAACCAAAAGGGAAATAAAAAGGAGGATACGGaacaggaaaaaagaaaaaagaaaaaaaaaaaaaaaaaggaaaaaagtaaagtaaaagaacaaaatggATATAGAATTGGAGGAAAGGGGAAAGATGATGAAGATAGAGAAAtagaagaagaagaggaggaagaagaagatgaTGAAGATGAACAAGAACAAGAACAACTAGAACAGCAACagcaacaacaacaacaacaacaacaaagAGAACAAATGAAAGGGGAAGAAATCAACGccaatgataaaaaaattattattcataatatacataaaaatatggataagaaaaaaataaatgattgtATTATTGACcgattaaaaaaatataatgatggGCATGCTGTTCAAATTGATATATATCaaaggaatataaaaaaagtatttccAAATTCGTATAATAATTATCAGAATAGTTATccaaataattatgataataaagtaaaaggAACTGAATATTCTTACGCCATTGCTGAGTTAGATTGTCGTCAAAGTCAACAACTTTTACTTGACTTAGGTCTATATTGTAATGGtattaaattaaacatagaaaattttaaggaaaaaaaaaaaacagatatcaagaaatataatagaaaatataatacatttagtACGTCATTTGATGGGTCCAAATTGAAAGAagacaaatttaaaaattcgtTCTATAGAGGAGGAGGAGGAGGACCAGTAGTAGCAGGAGGGGGGGGACGTCAGTGGCAACTCCGATTTGAAGCAAAAGATGCAGCATATGCTTGA
- the PmUG01_13035400 gene encoding calcium-dependent protein kinase, putative, with protein MGNAINKLLHHYNNVEKKKNEYKFGKVLGCGSFGVVRECINKETKEVYAVKIIKKKKKHKKNYNFEKMVKNEIKYLSVMSHENIIKFKDFFEDKNKFYIVLEKCEGGELFYKVVKNKCLLESESVLIVRQICCALEYLHSKNIIHRDIKAENFLFLNKNTKNIKLIDFGMAKKVNCEYLTELCGSPHYISPELIRKKYTISSDIWALGVMVFFMLTGKYPFEGKNTPNVVDEILNKNINWKGKEFSSLSVEAVDFLKKLLERNEKKRLTAYQALNHPWIKSQVQ; from the exons ATGGGAAATGCTATTAATAAACTGTTACATCATTATAAcaatgtagaaaaaaaaaaaaatgagtatAAGTTTGGAAAGGTATTGGGTTGTGGCTCCTTCGG AGTAGTACGAGAATGCATTAACAAAGAAACAAAAGAAGTATATGCtgtgaaaattataaagaaaaagaaaaagcacAAAAAGAATTACAACTTTGAAAAGATGgtcaaaaatgaaataaaatatttatcagtCATGAGtcatgaaaatattataaaatttaaagatttttttgaagataaaaataaattttatattgtattagAAAAATGTGAAGGGggtgaattattttataaagtagtaaaaaataaatgtttattgGAGAGCGAATCGGTGCTTATTGTCAGGCAG ATCTGTTGCGCCTTGGAATACTTACATTCAAAAAACATTATTCACAGAGacataaaa GCAgaaaatttcttatttttaaataaaaacacaaAGAATATTAAGTTAATAGATTTCGGAATGGCTAAGAAG gTTAACTGTGAGTATTTGACGGAATTATGTGGATCTCCGCATTATATTTCACCTGAACTGATAAG aaaaaagtaTACCATATCGTCTGACATTTGGGCCTTGGGTGTAATggttttttttatgttgacTGGAAAATATCCATTTGAAGGAAAAAACACGCCAAATGTTGTA GACGAAATATTGAACAAGAATATAAACTGGAAGGGCAAagaattttcttctttatcaGTTGAG GCAGtagattttttaaaaaaactcttggaaagaaatgaaaagaaaagacTTACAGCTTATCAAG CTCTTAATCACCCTTGGATTAAATCGCAAGTGCAGTAA